The Flammeovirgaceae bacterium genome contains a region encoding:
- a CDS encoding 3-phosphoshikimate 1-carboxyvinyltransferase, translating to MSGTVSHLPASKSISNRVLIIHALSGGNTPINNLSEANDTRLMQQLLNAPEPVLDAEDAGTTMRFLTAYFSVRGIPKRITGTDRMKQRPIKLLVEALSKLGARLFYTEKEGFPPVQIDGPFIQKTNRLAIRGDVSSQYISALLMIAPMLPQGLTLELEGKIASRPYIEMTLSLMRTFGATTHWSETIITVSPGTYKAVPYTVEPDWSAASYWFAFTALARQAEITLPGISVRSIQGDRVIVDMMELLGVKTEPRGNSLILQPQDPRQVFSRDFTDCPDLAQTVAVVCAAKGITATFTGLDSLRIKETDRTKALQTELAKLGAEFQERQGAWHLTPARKLPYEIGTICTYLDHRMAMAFAPLCMLSAIHIENPDVVKKSYPHFWHDVKSLGITATEA from the coding sequence ATTTCCGGAACCGTCAGCCATCTGCCGGCATCAAAAAGCATCAGCAACCGGGTTTTAATTATCCATGCACTCAGTGGTGGCAACACCCCAATTAATAATCTTTCGGAGGCGAATGATACGCGCCTTATGCAGCAATTGCTTAACGCACCCGAGCCGGTACTTGATGCGGAGGATGCCGGAACCACCATGCGTTTCCTGACGGCCTACTTTTCGGTGCGGGGCATACCAAAACGGATAACCGGCACCGACAGGATGAAGCAACGCCCTATTAAGTTGTTGGTTGAAGCCCTCAGCAAGCTTGGCGCCCGGCTATTTTACACCGAGAAGGAAGGTTTTCCACCGGTGCAGATTGATGGCCCCTTCATTCAAAAAACCAATCGTTTGGCAATCCGGGGCGATGTCAGCAGCCAGTACATATCAGCCTTGCTCATGATTGCCCCCATGCTGCCGCAAGGACTAACCCTTGAACTGGAGGGAAAAATTGCCAGCCGCCCCTACATTGAAATGACGCTTTCGCTGATGCGTACGTTTGGTGCAACAACCCACTGGAGTGAAACCATCATCACCGTTTCGCCCGGCACCTATAAAGCCGTGCCTTATACGGTTGAACCGGATTGGTCAGCCGCCAGTTATTGGTTTGCCTTTACAGCCCTTGCCAGGCAGGCGGAGATTACCCTTCCGGGAATATCGGTAAGATCAATTCAGGGCGACCGGGTGATTGTTGACATGATGGAGTTGCTTGGTGTAAAAACCGAACCACGGGGCAATAGCCTGATTTTACAACCGCAAGACCCTCGCCAGGTATTTAGCCGGGATTTTACCGATTGCCCCGACCTTGCACAAACGGTAGCCGTAGTGTGTGCCGCCAAGGGTATTACAGCAACTTTTACAGGACTGGATAGTTTGCGCATTAAAGAAACCGACCGGACAAAGGCGCTACAGACCGAACTGGCAAAACTGGGAGCAGAATTTCAAGAAAGACAGGGTGCCTGGCATCTTACCCCGGCACGTAAACTACCCTACGAAATTGGTACGATTTGTACCTACCTGGACCACCGCATGGCTATGGCTTTTGCACCGCTGTGCATGCTCAGTGCGATACACATTGAAAATCCGGACGTGGTTAAAAAATCTTATCCGCATTTCTGGCACGATGTAAAGTCGCTTGGCATTACGGCAACTGAAGCCTGA
- a CDS encoding bifunctional 3-deoxy-7-phosphoheptulonate synthase/chorismate mutase type II — protein MKPENWNAAFCTGNQPLVIAGPCSAESYHQLLTVATSLKEQGIGLMRAGVWKPRTRPNTFEGNGREALDWIAEVKKQTGIAIATEVASAQHVEQALHAGIDVLWLGARTTVNPFLVQELADALKSVDTIVLVKNPINPDLSLWIGALERLHRAGIKKLGAIHRGFSSLQNSVFRNQPLWQLPLELKIRYPQLPLIADPSHIAGNRKLIFDVSQKALDLGYDGLMIETHPDPDNALSDAQQQITPSALKELLANLRIAERSSDNILFLNQLEQLRERIDQMDQELINTLASRMKLVEKIGDYKKENNVTVFQLERWNEIMKTRPEWGQHAHLAADFIKELYRVIHDESIRIQTEIMNQSETRHDTP, from the coding sequence ATGAAACCTGAAAACTGGAACGCAGCCTTCTGCACCGGTAACCAACCCCTGGTTATTGCCGGGCCCTGCAGTGCCGAAAGCTACCACCAACTGCTAACCGTTGCCACTTCGCTGAAAGAACAAGGTATCGGCCTGATGCGGGCCGGAGTTTGGAAACCCCGTACAAGGCCGAATACTTTTGAAGGAAACGGCCGCGAGGCGTTGGACTGGATTGCCGAGGTTAAAAAGCAAACCGGAATTGCCATAGCCACCGAAGTAGCCAGCGCGCAGCACGTTGAGCAGGCGCTTCATGCCGGGATTGATGTACTATGGCTGGGCGCACGCACAACGGTAAACCCCTTTTTAGTCCAGGAGCTTGCCGATGCTTTGAAAAGCGTTGATACTATTGTACTGGTTAAAAACCCGATCAATCCCGATTTGTCGCTATGGATTGGTGCCCTGGAACGGCTGCACCGTGCGGGTATAAAAAAACTCGGGGCCATTCACCGCGGCTTTTCTTCACTTCAAAATTCGGTGTTCCGGAACCAGCCCCTGTGGCAACTGCCACTCGAACTTAAAATCAGGTACCCCCAACTTCCGCTGATTGCCGACCCCAGCCACATTGCCGGCAACCGGAAACTGATTTTTGACGTATCGCAAAAAGCGCTGGACCTGGGCTATGACGGCCTGATGATCGAAACTCATCCTGACCCGGATAACGCCCTGAGTGATGCACAGCAACAGATTACCCCCTCTGCCTTAAAAGAACTGCTGGCTAACCTGCGTATTGCCGAGCGCTCCTCTGACAACATTTTATTCCTCAATCAACTGGAACAGCTTCGCGAGCGGATAGACCAGATGGATCAGGAACTGATTAACACGCTCGCTTCACGGATGAAGCTGGTTGAAAAAATCGGGGACTATAAAAAAGAAAACAACGTAACCGTATTTCAGCTGGAGCGGTGGAATGAGATTATGAAAACCCGCCCGGAGTGGGGGCAGCACGCCCACCTGGCAGCTGATTTTATTAAAGAACTTTACCGGGTTATCCACGATGAGTCCATCCGCATCCAAACCGAAATCATGAACCAATCCGAAACCCGGCATGATACTCCCTGA
- a CDS encoding PAS domain-containing sensor histidine kinase, whose protein sequence is MERADWIFRELVENSGDIFTVVDKNFRIRYISSGVKEYGAEPLSLLGKNIFDFVCPEKTEEWKQHLAGVEERRLYEIGLRLGKSTTTYFDVTIYRINQGAPENGHVLKLHNVTQRKLKEKELVNSNKQLDQVIYKTTHDLRAPLMSALGLVDLAIKAPAEQKDEYLALIRKSLHKLNGFIEEMNHFFRAEKMEVQRERINLSELIREELESQRNLYRADRLTIETAVDEEEAFFSDRIRVKTILTNLVTNAIKYADVTKEKSVIRITAKTDRQQCVLVVEDNGIGIEEKYQNKIYDLFFRATTQSQGTGLGLFILKDTVERLKGSVEMKSQVGVGTTFKIFIPNQVTMPAVAG, encoded by the coding sequence ATGGAAAGAGCGGATTGGATTTTCCGGGAGTTGGTAGAGAACTCGGGCGACATCTTTACGGTGGTGGATAAAAACTTTCGGATCCGCTACATTTCTTCGGGTGTAAAAGAATACGGAGCCGAACCGCTTTCCCTGCTGGGCAAAAACATCTTTGATTTTGTTTGCCCTGAAAAAACCGAAGAATGGAAACAACACCTGGCGGGTGTTGAGGAAAGAAGATTGTATGAAATCGGTTTACGGTTAGGCAAGAGCACCACTACGTATTTTGATGTTACCATCTACCGCATTAACCAGGGCGCACCAGAAAACGGCCATGTGCTTAAGTTGCACAATGTTACCCAGCGCAAGCTTAAGGAGAAAGAACTGGTTAATTCCAATAAGCAGCTCGACCAGGTTATTTATAAAACCACACACGATTTGCGGGCTCCGCTCATGTCGGCCCTCGGGCTGGTTGACCTGGCCATAAAGGCCCCGGCTGAACAAAAGGATGAATACCTGGCGCTTATCCGGAAGAGCCTGCACAAGTTGAACGGATTTATTGAAGAGATGAACCATTTTTTCCGTGCAGAGAAGATGGAGGTACAGCGGGAGCGGATAAACCTCAGCGAACTTATCCGCGAAGAACTGGAAAGCCAACGCAACCTGTACCGGGCCGACCGGCTGACGATTGAAACTGCGGTTGATGAAGAGGAGGCATTTTTCTCCGACCGGATTCGGGTAAAAACCATCCTGACCAACCTGGTTACCAACGCTATCAAGTATGCCGATGTAACTAAGGAAAAATCGGTCATCCGGATAACTGCCAAAACCGATAGACAACAGTGCGTACTGGTTGTAGAAGACAACGGCATCGGCATTGAAGAAAAGTATCAAAACAAAATTTATGATCTCTTCTTCAGGGCCACCACCCAATCGCAAGGAACCGGATTGGGGCTGTTCATTTTGAAGGATACCGTTGAGCGGTTAAAGGGTTCCGTTGAAATGAAATCGCAGGTGGGCGTGGGCACCACGTTTAAAATATTTATTCCAAACCAGGTAACAATGCCCGCTGTTGCCGGTTAA
- a CDS encoding ABC transporter substrate-binding protein, producing METRIFTDQLRNKVAVPCSPKRIISLVPSQTELLADLGLNEQVVGITKFCIHPAVWRKSKTIIGGTKKFDFNRIRSLNPDLIIGNKEENYLEGIEQLKREFPVWMSDVTTFADAIHLIEQLGMITGCAQRAVNLIGQIENSFKLLEKIKPFTVLYLIWKEPWMAAGRETFINSMLEAAGFKNVLKKPRYPELTDDAIRMLNPEIILLSSEPYPFADKHKIELERLVPGAKVILVNGESFSWYGSRLLKFADYVKELRLQLP from the coding sequence ATGGAAACCCGGATCTTTACCGATCAGTTGCGAAACAAGGTGGCGGTACCCTGTTCGCCAAAGCGCATCATCTCGCTGGTGCCCTCTCAAACCGAACTGCTTGCTGATTTAGGGCTCAATGAACAAGTTGTTGGAATAACAAAGTTCTGCATTCACCCGGCCGTGTGGCGCAAGTCAAAAACCATTATCGGTGGAACAAAAAAATTTGATTTCAATCGAATCCGTTCGCTCAACCCTGATCTGATTATTGGAAACAAGGAAGAAAACTACTTGGAGGGTATTGAGCAACTGAAGCGTGAATTTCCGGTTTGGATGAGCGATGTGACCACCTTTGCCGATGCCATTCACCTTATTGAGCAATTGGGCATGATTACAGGTTGTGCCCAACGGGCTGTAAACCTTATCGGCCAAATAGAAAATTCTTTTAAGCTGCTGGAAAAGATAAAACCTTTCACGGTACTGTATCTCATTTGGAAAGAACCCTGGATGGCAGCCGGCCGTGAAACATTTATCAACTCCATGCTCGAAGCGGCCGGTTTTAAAAATGTACTCAAAAAGCCGCGTTACCCAGAACTTACGGATGATGCTATACGGATGCTTAATCCGGAAATCATCCTCTTGTCGTCCGAGCCCTATCCGTTCGCAGATAAACATAAAATAGAGTTGGAACGCCTGGTGCCAGGTGCGAAAGTTATTCTGGTTAATGGTGAATCCTTTTCATGGTACGGCAGCCGCTTGCTGAAATTTGCTGATTACGTTAAGGAACTCAGGCTTCAGTTGCCGTAA
- the aroB gene encoding 3-dehydroquinate synthase, producing MILPDHIRLSAWPENDLREVLTVKNYSRVSVLVDENTKNQCYPRLKQSLPAHQVITIPAGEQYKTIETCMQVWKAMTDQQLDRHSVLIVVGGGVAGDLGGFCASTFKRGIDFILIPTTLLAMADASIGGKVGVDLGYYKNQIGVFREPAYTILSTVFLNTLPEKELRSGFAEVIKHALISDKPLWDIIRVKSWKSQEWNSLVQHSATLKWRVVQHDPHEKGLRKILNAGHTIGHAIETHFLAKGQPVLHGEAIAAGLICESKIAAQKGLITRQDMQETSSYLLSVFGKLSLPEHPEEIAKLCYQDKKNKDNRVLMALLDGIGRARWDVEASMAEMVDSLTYYSSLHT from the coding sequence ATGATACTCCCTGATCACATCCGGCTATCGGCCTGGCCGGAAAACGACCTGCGCGAAGTTCTGACAGTAAAAAATTACTCCCGTGTTTCCGTTCTGGTTGATGAGAACACAAAAAACCAGTGCTATCCCCGGTTAAAGCAAAGCCTTCCGGCACACCAGGTAATTACCATACCCGCTGGCGAACAGTACAAAACCATCGAAACCTGTATGCAGGTTTGGAAAGCCATGACCGACCAGCAACTTGACAGGCATTCGGTGCTGATTGTTGTGGGAGGCGGTGTGGCAGGCGACCTGGGCGGATTTTGTGCCAGCACGTTTAAGCGGGGTATTGATTTTATACTAATACCCACCACCCTGCTGGCTATGGCCGATGCCAGTATTGGCGGTAAAGTGGGTGTGGATTTGGGTTATTACAAAAACCAAATCGGGGTTTTCAGAGAGCCTGCCTATACCATCTTGTCCACCGTGTTTCTTAACACTCTCCCCGAAAAAGAGCTGCGATCGGGCTTTGCTGAAGTGATTAAACATGCCCTGATTTCGGATAAGCCCCTTTGGGATATAATACGGGTTAAAAGCTGGAAGAGCCAGGAGTGGAACAGCCTGGTGCAGCATTCGGCCACGTTAAAATGGCGGGTGGTACAACACGATCCACATGAAAAAGGATTGAGAAAAATTCTGAATGCCGGCCACACCATCGGCCATGCTATTGAAACACACTTTCTGGCAAAAGGCCAACCTGTGTTACATGGCGAAGCCATAGCAGCCGGCCTGATTTGCGAATCGAAAATTGCTGCGCAAAAAGGACTGATAACCAGGCAGGACATGCAGGAAACCTCCAGTTACCTGCTCTCGGTTTTCGGCAAACTAAGCCTGCCGGAGCACCCTGAAGAAATAGCGAAGTTGTGCTACCAGGACAAGAAAAATAAAGACAATAGGGTACTGATGGCCCTTTTAGATGGCATCGGAAGGGCCCGATGGGACGTTGAGGCTTCTATGGCTGAGATGGTTGACTCGCTGACATACTATAGTTCGCTTCACACGTAG